From the genome of Photobacterium sp. TLY01:
AGTCTGAGACCCAAACAGGATCAGAGGTCAAAACCTGTTTCAATTTCCGTTGTTGCAGAGAGCCTTTCGCCACCAGCGGTCAAATCCGGGTTGCGGTTACAACCGGATCTGACCCTGAAAGCATCCGGACAGTTCGATTTTGTGATTCTGCCGCCTATTTGGGGCAATCCGATTTCTGCGCTGAAGCAATGTCCGGGGCTGGTGCCATGGCTAACTCAACAGTATCAGCAGGGCGCTAAAATTATCGCGACTGGTACCGGTGTCTGCTGGCTGGCCGAAACCGGACTGCTTGATCAGCAAGTTGCGACCACGCATTGGTATTACTACGATAAATTTGCCGCGCGCTACCCGGCTGTGGTGCTGAACCGTCAGGCATCCATTACTGTGGCGAATGGTTTGTATTGTACTGTTAGTATCAACTCGCAATCAGAGCTGATTCTGTACTTAATCCGTGAGCATTTTGGCCAGAGTGTGGCAAAAACGGTTGAAACACATTTCGGGCACGAAATTTCTCAGTCAGATCAGCAACCCTTCTATCAGATAGGGGGAGAAGTTCAGTTTGATGAGTCTATCGCGCTGGCGCAAGACTGGCTCAAACGCAACTTATCCCGGCCTATCACCGCAAAAGACGTGGCTGAGCAGTGCGGCCTGCCATTGCGGACATTTCAACGCCGGTTTAAAACCCAGGTCGGCCAGACCCCGCATGAGTATTTACAGTCTTTGCGCATGGAAGCGGCACAAATCTTATTACGTGATTTTGGACTGTCGCTTCAGGATGTCGCAGAACAAGTCGGTTACCGCGACGCCCATCATTTCAGTACCCGGTTTCAGCAGCAGTTTACATTGAGCCCGTCTCAGTACCGTCACATGGTCAAAGCGAAGAT
Proteins encoded in this window:
- a CDS encoding GlxA family transcriptional regulator, coding for MKIAFVLYPRALITGISLAAEMLSSAASLRPKQDQRSKPVSISVVAESLSPPAVKSGLRLQPDLTLKASGQFDFVILPPIWGNPISALKQCPGLVPWLTQQYQQGAKIIATGTGVCWLAETGLLDQQVATTHWYYYDKFAARYPAVVLNRQASITVANGLYCTVSINSQSELILYLIREHFGQSVAKTVETHFGHEISQSDQQPFYQIGGEVQFDESIALAQDWLKRNLSRPITAKDVAEQCGLPLRTFQRRFKTQVGQTPHEYLQSLRMEAAQILLRDFGLSLQDVAEQVGYRDAHHFSTRFQQQFTLSPSQYRHMVKAKIYQA